A window of Rhizobium acidisoli contains these coding sequences:
- a CDS encoding DUF1244 domain-containing protein, with product MTALSRKQQTEFEAAAFRRLVAHLRERSDVQNIDMMNLAGFCRNCLSNWYREAAEADGVPITSDESREMVYGMPYEDWKKLHQNEASPVQKAAFELNNPHK from the coding sequence ATGACCGCGCTCAGCAGAAAACAGCAGACCGAATTCGAGGCCGCCGCTTTCCGCCGCCTTGTCGCGCATCTTCGCGAGCGCAGCGACGTGCAGAACATCGACATGATGAACCTCGCCGGCTTCTGCCGCAACTGCCTGTCGAACTGGTATCGCGAGGCAGCCGAGGCCGACGGCGTGCCGATCACCAGCGACGAATCGCGCGAGATGGTCTATGGCATGCCCTACGAGGACTGGAAAAAACTCCACCAGAACGAGGCCTCGCCTGTGCAAAAGGCTGCTTTTGAACTGAACAACCCACACAAATAG
- a CDS encoding DUF2312 domain-containing protein has product MSDAHGVARDQLRAFIERIERLEEEKKTIADDIKDVYGEAKGMGFDTKILKKVVALRKKDEQERMEEEAILDTYLHALGMIESPPEG; this is encoded by the coding sequence ATGTCTGATGCTCATGGCGTCGCCCGCGACCAGCTTCGCGCTTTCATCGAGCGCATTGAACGGCTGGAAGAAGAAAAGAAGACCATCGCCGACGACATCAAGGACGTCTATGGCGAAGCCAAGGGAATGGGCTTCGATACCAAGATCCTGAAAAAGGTCGTGGCACTGCGCAAGAAGGACGAGCAGGAGCGCATGGAAGAGGAAGCGATCCTCGACACCTACCTGCACGCACTCGGCATGATCGAGTCGCCACCGGAAGGCTGA
- a CDS encoding DUF882 domain-containing protein produces the protein MPNLNGNSKPSRLSWRMLCADICGKAVRTAAAALLALAVSSPVFVSTPSEAAGDTRSLKLYFIHTGEKAVITYKRNGKFDPKGLEQLNRFLRDWRKNQPTKMDPRLFDLIWEVYRQSGSRDYINVVCGFRSPGTNEMLRGRSRNSGVAEKSQHMLGKAMDFFIPDVKLATLRGIGMKMQVGGVGFYPKSGSPFVHMDVGGVRAWPRMSRDELVRLFPNGNTIHIPADGKPLPGYQQAMADYKRRVSGTQIEIASASESAPKHKTLFAALFGGGADEQEDDSTPVAVAKATPPKAAPALAPAEPEQTEVADLNAPVPQVRPAFSNQPAGSDVASALVAPPSGNAAQQALVAALPADQAQPQQFADLSAYSIPVPSLLGQRRAPGDAELASTDPAMLSGMPVPTPVERPAVAENLLAAANADPEAEADEADQDGGLSPAVADALDQQNKGGENQVAANAPEMTVEQAINAAMTQKAPAAKPPLELAALAPMTKSASFGDGFDEPAAENAVAQGLPTKGGRPTHKEAAAADASRATVRTEPKLTQKMISQWALTNARLEMASKQVKAPRFVSQTMRAQPTTVYTEGFNVKTASVDPARFSGTAVNFMEVRKFNTN, from the coding sequence TTGCCGAATCTGAATGGGAATTCCAAGCCTTCGCGCTTGAGCTGGCGTATGTTGTGCGCCGACATCTGCGGAAAGGCAGTAAGGACGGCAGCGGCCGCCCTTCTTGCGCTCGCGGTTTCCTCACCGGTATTCGTTAGTACACCTTCCGAGGCAGCGGGCGACACCCGCAGCCTCAAGCTCTATTTCATCCATACCGGCGAAAAGGCCGTCATCACCTACAAGCGCAACGGCAAGTTCGACCCCAAGGGCCTGGAGCAGCTGAACCGCTTCCTGCGCGACTGGCGCAAGAACCAGCCGACGAAGATGGACCCGCGCCTGTTCGACCTGATCTGGGAAGTTTATCGCCAGAGCGGTTCGCGGGATTATATCAACGTCGTCTGCGGTTTCCGTTCGCCGGGTACCAACGAGATGCTGCGCGGCCGCTCGCGCAACTCGGGCGTCGCCGAAAAGAGCCAGCATATGCTCGGCAAGGCGATGGACTTTTTCATTCCCGACGTCAAGCTTGCGACATTGCGCGGGATCGGCATGAAGATGCAGGTCGGCGGCGTCGGCTTCTATCCGAAATCCGGCTCGCCCTTCGTGCATATGGATGTCGGCGGCGTCCGTGCCTGGCCGCGCATGAGCCGCGACGAGCTGGTCCGGCTTTTCCCGAACGGCAACACCATTCATATCCCGGCTGACGGCAAGCCGCTGCCTGGCTATCAGCAGGCGATGGCCGACTATAAGCGCCGTGTCAGCGGTACGCAGATCGAAATCGCCAGCGCTTCCGAATCGGCGCCGAAGCATAAGACGCTGTTTGCTGCGCTGTTTGGCGGCGGAGCGGACGAGCAGGAAGACGATTCGACGCCTGTTGCCGTCGCCAAGGCGACGCCGCCGAAGGCCGCGCCGGCACTGGCGCCTGCCGAGCCGGAGCAGACCGAAGTCGCCGATCTGAACGCGCCGGTGCCGCAGGTTCGCCCGGCATTCAGCAATCAGCCGGCCGGCAGCGACGTGGCGAGTGCGCTCGTCGCACCGCCTTCGGGTAATGCCGCGCAACAGGCCCTTGTCGCAGCGCTTCCGGCCGATCAGGCCCAGCCGCAGCAATTCGCCGATCTCAGCGCCTACAGCATCCCGGTTCCCTCGCTTCTCGGCCAGCGCCGCGCGCCGGGCGATGCTGAGCTCGCATCGACCGATCCTGCCATGCTGAGCGGAATGCCGGTTCCGACGCCGGTCGAACGCCCTGCCGTTGCCGAGAACCTTCTGGCTGCCGCCAATGCCGATCCGGAAGCAGAGGCCGACGAGGCGGATCAGGACGGCGGACTGTCTCCTGCCGTCGCCGATGCGCTCGACCAGCAGAACAAGGGTGGGGAAAACCAGGTCGCCGCAAATGCGCCTGAGATGACGGTGGAGCAGGCAATCAACGCCGCGATGACGCAAAAGGCGCCTGCCGCAAAACCGCCACTCGAACTCGCAGCCTTGGCGCCGATGACCAAATCGGCAAGCTTCGGCGACGGCTTTGATGAACCGGCCGCCGAAAATGCCGTGGCGCAGGGCCTGCCCACCAAGGGCGGCCGCCCGACGCACAAGGAAGCCGCGGCGGCGGACGCCAGCCGCGCGACTGTTCGCACCGAGCCGAAGCTGACGCAGAAGATGATTTCGCAGTGGGCGCTGACCAATGCCCGTCTGGAAATGGCCTCCAAGCAGGTGAAGGCGCCACGTTTCGTCAGCCAGACGATGCGCGCGCAGCCGACCACCGTTTATACCGAAGGTTTCAACGTCAAGACCGCTTCGGTCGACCCGGCCCGCTTCAGCGGCACGGCTGTGAACTTCATGGAAGTGCGCAAGTTCAACACGAACTGA
- a CDS encoding sigma-54-dependent transcriptional regulator produces the protein MTGYNELKGAGQILVVEDDPVQRRLLKNAIERHGHVVHQAENGRIGLEMVKRDSGLFNVIVLDLMMPEMTGLEFLDALHEFGTQIPVIVQTGQGGIETVVQAMRAGAFDFVVKPVSPERIATSISNAMKLDQREVKARAGRRSRSGSVGFDDIVSASPAMLRVIDLAQRAAQSNIPVVLEGESGVGKELVARAIQSGGDRSNKPFVTVNCGAIPHNLVESILFGHEKGAFTGATERHIGKFMEADGGTIFLDEIGDLPLEVQVKLLRAVQQGEIETVGARTAHKVNVRLISATNKDLIEEVKNGHFREDLYYRLNVFPITIPALRKRKEDIPHLVRVFAERFSSEQKNGRRMTVNAGALALLTAYDWPGNIRQLENAIFRAVVLAEGPELTEGDFPQIAAQLPEYEVVDHLALVADNTGLDPDDSYGEEFRASISGEVHHRLSEVSENAIASVNPAGDVRRLADVEEELIRFALKFYRGQMSQVARKLGIGRSTLYRKLKDYGIDPDNPQKDAA, from the coding sequence ATGACCGGTTACAATGAGCTCAAGGGAGCAGGGCAAATTCTCGTGGTCGAGGACGACCCCGTGCAGCGCCGCCTGCTCAAGAACGCAATCGAGCGTCACGGCCATGTCGTGCACCAGGCGGAAAACGGCCGCATCGGCTTGGAAATGGTCAAACGCGACAGCGGCCTTTTCAACGTCATCGTGCTCGACCTGATGATGCCGGAGATGACCGGCCTCGAATTCCTCGACGCGCTTCATGAATTCGGCACGCAGATCCCCGTCATCGTGCAGACGGGCCAGGGCGGCATCGAGACCGTGGTGCAGGCAATGCGCGCCGGCGCCTTCGATTTCGTCGTCAAGCCGGTTTCGCCCGAACGCATCGCCACGTCGATCTCGAATGCGATGAAGCTCGACCAGCGCGAGGTGAAGGCGCGGGCCGGACGCCGGTCGCGCTCCGGCTCGGTCGGCTTCGACGACATCGTCTCGGCAAGCCCGGCGATGCTCCGCGTCATCGATCTCGCCCAGCGGGCGGCTCAGTCCAACATTCCGGTCGTGCTCGAAGGCGAATCCGGCGTCGGCAAGGAACTGGTGGCGCGCGCCATCCAATCCGGCGGCGACCGCTCGAACAAGCCCTTCGTCACGGTCAATTGCGGGGCGATCCCGCACAATCTCGTCGAGAGCATTCTCTTCGGCCACGAGAAGGGCGCCTTTACCGGCGCGACCGAGCGCCATATCGGCAAATTCATGGAAGCCGACGGCGGCACCATCTTCCTCGACGAGATCGGCGACCTGCCGCTCGAGGTGCAGGTGAAGCTGTTGCGCGCCGTGCAGCAGGGCGAGATCGAGACCGTCGGTGCGCGGACCGCACATAAGGTCAATGTCCGACTGATCTCGGCGACCAACAAGGATCTGATCGAGGAGGTCAAGAACGGCCATTTCCGCGAGGATCTCTACTATCGCCTCAACGTTTTCCCGATCACCATCCCGGCGCTGCGCAAGCGCAAGGAAGATATTCCGCATCTGGTGCGCGTCTTTGCCGAACGCTTCTCCAGCGAGCAGAAGAACGGCCGCCGCATGACGGTCAACGCAGGCGCGCTGGCGCTGCTGACCGCCTATGACTGGCCGGGCAACATCCGCCAGCTCGAAAACGCGATTTTCCGCGCGGTCGTTCTGGCAGAAGGGCCGGAGCTGACGGAAGGGGACTTCCCGCAGATCGCCGCCCAGCTTCCGGAATACGAGGTCGTCGATCACCTGGCGCTGGTTGCCGACAATACCGGCCTCGATCCCGATGACAGCTATGGCGAGGAGTTCAGGGCGTCGATCTCGGGAGAGGTGCACCACCGTCTGTCCGAAGTCTCCGAAAACGCGATCGCCAGCGTCAATCCGGCCGGCGACGTGCGCAGGCTTGCCGATGTCGAGGAGGAGCTCATCCGATTCGCGCTCAAATTCTACCGCGGGCAGATGAGTCAAGTGGCGCGCAAACTTGGCATCGGCCGGTCCACACTTTATCGCAAGCTCAAAGATTACGGCATAGACCCCGATAATCCCCAGAAAGATGCGGCTTAA
- a CDS encoding M3 family oligoendopeptidase, translating to MKIELPHARLLLSAAAPAGAANPALGDLPVWKLQDLYPSATSTAFVADMEKAGKAAIAFEEKWKGKLADAAAKTGTEGIGAALKEYEALDDIMGRLGSFAGLTYFSDTTDPANGKLYGDVQTKITEFSGHLLFFALELNRIDDAVIDASMAKDPDAGHYRPWLVDLRKDKPYQLDDRLEQLFLEKSMTSAAAFNRLFDETMAELRYEIDGEKVPLEVALNMLQEKDPDVRRKAAIALAATFKANIRIFTLITNTLAKDKDIADRWRGFEDIADSRHLANRVEREVVDALAAAVREAYPRLSHRYYRMKAKWLGMEQMNFWDRNAPLPETSSAVISWPEAKDTVLSAYGNFAPEMADIARRFFDEQWIDAPVRPGKAPGAFAHPTVPSAHPYVLVNYMGKPRDVMTLAHELGHGVHQVLAGAQGALMCQTPLTLAETASVFGEMLTFRALLEKTSDKRERKAMLAQKVEDMINTVVRQIAFYEFERKLHTARKAGELTADDIGELWLSVQSESLGPAISISEGYETYWAYIPHFIHSPFYVYAYAFGDCLVNSLYAVYQKAETGFQAKYFELLKAGGTKHHSELLKPFGLDATDPSFWSQGLSMIEGLIDELEALDRA from the coding sequence ATGAAAATTGAGCTCCCGCACGCACGCCTTCTTTTGTCGGCAGCAGCGCCGGCCGGGGCGGCCAATCCGGCGCTCGGCGATCTGCCGGTCTGGAAGCTGCAGGATCTTTATCCCTCCGCCACCTCGACCGCCTTCGTCGCCGACATGGAAAAGGCCGGCAAGGCTGCTATCGCCTTTGAGGAGAAGTGGAAGGGCAAACTCGCCGACGCCGCAGCGAAGACCGGCACTGAGGGCATCGGCGCGGCGCTGAAGGAATATGAGGCGCTGGATGATATCATGGGCCGCCTCGGATCCTTCGCCGGCCTCACCTATTTCTCCGACACTACCGATCCAGCAAACGGCAAGCTCTACGGCGACGTGCAGACCAAGATCACCGAATTTTCCGGGCACCTGCTGTTTTTCGCACTCGAACTCAACCGCATCGACGACGCGGTGATCGATGCCAGCATGGCCAAAGACCCCGATGCCGGCCACTATCGCCCCTGGCTGGTCGACCTCCGGAAAGACAAGCCCTACCAGCTCGACGACCGGCTGGAACAGCTCTTCCTCGAGAAGTCGATGACATCGGCCGCCGCCTTCAATCGCCTCTTCGACGAAACCATGGCGGAACTGCGCTATGAGATCGATGGCGAAAAAGTGCCGCTCGAAGTGGCGCTGAATATGCTGCAGGAGAAGGATCCCGACGTGCGCCGCAAGGCGGCCATAGCGCTTGCGGCAACCTTCAAGGCCAATATCCGCATCTTCACGCTGATCACCAATACGCTCGCCAAGGACAAGGATATTGCCGACCGCTGGCGCGGGTTCGAGGATATCGCCGACTCCCGGCATCTCGCAAACCGCGTCGAGCGCGAGGTCGTCGATGCGCTGGCCGCGGCCGTCCGCGAAGCCTATCCCCGCCTTTCGCACCGCTATTACAGGATGAAGGCGAAATGGCTCGGCATGGAGCAGATGAATTTCTGGGATCGCAACGCGCCGCTGCCGGAAACCTCCAGCGCCGTCATTTCCTGGCCCGAGGCGAAGGACACGGTGCTTTCGGCCTATGGCAATTTCGCCCCCGAAATGGCTGATATCGCCAGGCGCTTCTTCGACGAACAATGGATCGACGCCCCAGTTCGCCCCGGCAAGGCGCCCGGCGCCTTCGCCCATCCGACGGTTCCCTCGGCCCATCCCTATGTCCTCGTCAATTATATGGGCAAGCCGCGCGACGTGATGACGCTTGCCCATGAGCTCGGCCATGGCGTGCACCAGGTTCTCGCCGGCGCGCAAGGGGCGCTGATGTGCCAGACGCCGCTGACGCTTGCCGAAACCGCCTCCGTCTTCGGCGAGATGCTGACCTTCCGCGCGCTTCTGGAAAAGACCAGCGACAAGCGTGAGCGCAAGGCGATGCTCGCCCAGAAGGTCGAGGACATGATCAACACGGTCGTCCGCCAGATCGCCTTCTATGAATTCGAGCGCAAGCTGCACACCGCCCGCAAGGCAGGGGAACTCACAGCCGACGACATCGGCGAACTCTGGCTCTCCGTCCAGTCGGAAAGCCTCGGGCCGGCAATCAGCATTTCGGAAGGATACGAGACCTATTGGGCCTATATCCCCCACTTCATCCACTCGCCCTTCTATGTCTATGCCTATGCCTTCGGCGATTGCCTGGTGAATTCGCTCTATGCCGTCTACCAGAAGGCCGAGACCGGCTTCCAGGCGAAGTATTTCGAACTGCTGAAGGCCGGCGGCACCAAGCATCACTCGGAACTTTTGAAACCTTTCGGCCTCGACGCCACCGATCCGTCGTTCTGGAGCCAGGGCCTGTCGATGATCGAAGGGCTGATCGACGAGTTGGAAGCTTTGGATAGGGCGTGA
- a CDS encoding aminodeoxychorismate synthase component I, translating to MSDPYILFRDDTSGQVMLFAEPAEIIVARTRAEFFAGLVRMEKAKAEGKWLAGYIAYEAGYLFEEKLASFAREDRETPLLSFGVFDAPQPDTHPLAQPKQRLENEEFLTAPKAAWDFPIYKERFDRLHEHLRLGDAYQANLTMPVEARWNGDPRAAFWSLIERQPVKYGALVDLGGPLILSRSPELFFRTDEAGWIETHPMKGTAKRGTTAAEDAEIVEAMRRDIKTQAENRMIVDLLRNDISRVTEVGTLDVPKLFDIETYPTVHQMVSHVQARLRPGLSIRDIFAALFPCGSITGAPKMRAMEILHTLEDAPRDAYCGAIGMISPSGAMRFSVAIRTITLFDGGRAVFNVGGGIVFDSTAEAEYEECLLKARFAIGDQWIAR from the coding sequence ATGTCTGACCCCTACATTCTCTTTCGCGACGATACATCAGGCCAGGTGATGCTTTTCGCCGAACCGGCTGAGATCATCGTTGCGCGAACGCGCGCCGAATTCTTTGCCGGCCTTGTCAGGATGGAAAAGGCCAAGGCCGAGGGCAAATGGCTCGCCGGCTATATCGCCTACGAGGCCGGATATCTGTTCGAGGAGAAACTCGCCTCCTTCGCTCGGGAAGATCGCGAAACCCCGCTCCTCTCCTTCGGCGTCTTCGATGCTCCGCAGCCGGACACACACCCGCTTGCCCAACCGAAACAGCGCCTCGAAAACGAAGAGTTCCTCACCGCCCCGAAAGCCGCCTGGGATTTCCCTATATATAAAGAGCGCTTCGACCGTCTGCATGAGCACCTGCGGCTCGGCGACGCCTATCAGGCGAACCTCACCATGCCGGTCGAGGCCCGCTGGAACGGCGATCCCCGTGCCGCCTTCTGGTCGCTGATCGAACGCCAGCCGGTCAAATACGGCGCGCTCGTCGATCTCGGCGGCCCGCTCATCCTGTCGCGGTCGCCGGAACTGTTCTTCCGCACCGATGAAGCGGGCTGGATCGAGACCCATCCGATGAAGGGCACGGCGAAACGCGGCACCACCGCCGCCGAGGATGCCGAAATCGTCGAGGCCATGCGCCGCGATATCAAGACGCAGGCGGAAAACCGCATGATCGTCGATCTCTTGCGCAACGATATCTCCCGTGTCACCGAAGTCGGCACGCTCGATGTCCCGAAGCTCTTCGACATCGAGACCTATCCGACCGTCCACCAGATGGTCAGCCATGTGCAGGCCAGACTGCGTCCCGGCCTTTCGATCCGCGACATCTTTGCCGCCCTCTTTCCCTGCGGTTCGATCACCGGCGCACCGAAGATGCGGGCAATGGAAATCCTCCATACACTCGAGGATGCTCCCCGCGACGCCTATTGCGGAGCGATCGGCATGATTTCGCCGAGCGGCGCCATGCGGTTTTCCGTCGCCATCCGCACCATCACGCTTTTTGACGGCGGCAGGGCCGTCTTCAATGTCGGCGGCGGCATCGTCTTCGATTCCACCGCCGAGGCCGAATATGAGGAATGCCTGCTCAAGGCCCGCTTCGCCATCGGCGACCAGTGGATTGCGCGATGA
- a CDS encoding aminotransferase class IV family protein: MIDFSLIETLRWQPGDGFIRLRLHLARLSRSARRLGFPQPIDAVARLGAAVADAAGPLRVRLTFDAQGRIEVTSAAFVPLAPDTTWTIRIAETRLDSTDRLLRFKTTRRAIYEAARAEYTPAEADDVILLNERGEVCEGTITSVFLDEGDGMLRTPPISCGLLAGVLRTELICARKARVGRFTLADLDAGTLYIGNSLRGLIRANLIRN; this comes from the coding sequence ATGATCGATTTTTCGCTGATCGAAACGCTGCGCTGGCAGCCCGGCGACGGCTTCATCCGCCTGCGTCTGCATCTTGCCCGACTTTCCCGCTCCGCCCGTCGCCTTGGCTTCCCGCAGCCGATCGATGCGGTGGCCAGGCTTGGCGCAGCCGTTGCAGATGCCGCCGGTCCGCTACGCGTCCGCCTGACTTTCGACGCCCAAGGTCGGATCGAGGTGACGAGCGCCGCCTTCGTCCCGCTGGCGCCCGACACCACGTGGACCATCCGCATCGCCGAGACCCGTCTCGATTCCACCGACAGGTTGCTGCGTTTCAAGACGACGCGACGCGCCATCTACGAGGCCGCACGCGCCGAATATACCCCTGCCGAGGCCGATGACGTCATCCTCTTGAACGAACGCGGCGAAGTCTGCGAGGGCACCATCACCTCCGTCTTCCTGGACGAGGGGGACGGCATGCTGCGTACCCCGCCGATCTCCTGCGGCCTGCTCGCCGGCGTGCTGCGCACCGAGCTCATCTGCGCGCGCAAAGCCCGTGTCGGCCGCTTCACCCTTGCCGATCTCGATGCCGGCACGCTTTATATCGGCAATTCGCTGCGCGGCCTGATCCGTGCCAACCTCATCAGGAACTGA
- a CDS encoding YciI family protein codes for MFILSLTYLKSNDEADRHMEPHMAWVKEGYSKGWFLASGRKVPRTGGAILAIGDRAAIQAYVAADPFTLHGVAEYDITELAVTTTIEGLEILKR; via the coding sequence ATGTTCATTCTCTCCCTCACCTATCTCAAATCCAACGACGAAGCCGACAGGCACATGGAGCCGCATATGGCCTGGGTGAAGGAAGGTTATTCCAAGGGCTGGTTCCTCGCCTCCGGCCGCAAGGTGCCGCGCACCGGCGGCGCGATCCTGGCGATCGGCGACCGCGCCGCAATCCAGGCCTATGTCGCCGCCGATCCCTTCACCCTCCACGGCGTCGCCGAATACGACATCACCGAACTTGCCGTGACGACGACGATTGAAGGACTGGAAATCCTCAAACGCTGA
- a CDS encoding homospermidine synthase codes for MTEQNYPVYAEITGPIVMIGFGSIGRGTLPLIERHFKFDKSRMVVIDPREEPSDMEILKKHGVRHIKEYVTKDNYKELLKPLLTEGEGQGFCVNLSVDTSSLDLIKLCRKHDVLYVDTVVEPWLGFYFDKGMSNADRTNYALRETVRKEKAKNPGGATAVSTCGANPGMVSWFVKQALVNLANDTGLKFDEPDQHDREGWAKLMKKLGVKGVHIAERDTQRTKHPKPLNVFWNTWSVEGFISEGLQPAELGWGTHEEWMPKNAKKHKKGNKAAIYLEQPGANTRVRTWCPTPGPQYGFLVTHNESISIADYFTVRDKDGEVTFRPTCHYAYHPANDAVLSLHEMFGNGGTPQPVHHVLDEDELEDGIDELGVLLYGHEKNAYWFGSRLSLEETRRIAPYQNATGLQVTSAVLAGMVWALENPKAGIVEADEIDYKRCLEVQMPYLGPVEGHYTDWTPLDGRPGLFPEDIDTKDPWQFRNILVR; via the coding sequence ATGACGGAACAGAACTATCCGGTATATGCCGAAATTACCGGTCCGATCGTGATGATCGGCTTTGGCTCCATCGGCCGCGGCACCCTGCCCCTGATCGAGCGCCACTTCAAATTCGACAAGAGCCGGATGGTCGTCATCGACCCGCGCGAAGAGCCCTCCGACATGGAGATCCTCAAGAAGCACGGCGTTCGCCATATCAAGGAATATGTCACCAAGGACAATTACAAGGAGCTGCTGAAGCCGCTGCTGACCGAAGGCGAAGGCCAGGGTTTCTGCGTCAACCTCTCGGTCGACACCTCCTCGCTCGACCTTATCAAGCTCTGCCGCAAGCATGACGTGCTCTACGTCGACACCGTCGTCGAACCCTGGCTCGGCTTCTATTTCGACAAGGGCATGAGCAATGCCGACCGCACCAACTATGCGCTGCGCGAAACCGTGCGCAAGGAAAAGGCGAAGAACCCGGGCGGCGCCACCGCCGTTTCCACTTGCGGCGCCAATCCCGGCATGGTTTCCTGGTTCGTCAAGCAGGCGCTCGTCAACCTCGCCAACGACACCGGCCTGAAGTTCGACGAACCGGACCAGCACGATCGCGAAGGCTGGGCCAAGCTCATGAAGAAGCTCGGCGTCAAGGGCGTCCACATCGCCGAGCGCGACACCCAGCGCACCAAGCACCCGAAGCCGCTCAACGTCTTCTGGAACACCTGGTCCGTCGAAGGCTTCATCTCAGAAGGCCTGCAGCCGGCCGAACTCGGCTGGGGCACCCATGAAGAATGGATGCCGAAGAACGCCAAGAAGCACAAGAAGGGCAACAAGGCGGCGATCTACCTGGAGCAGCCGGGCGCCAACACCCGCGTACGCACCTGGTGCCCGACGCCCGGCCCGCAATATGGCTTCCTCGTCACCCACAATGAGTCGATCTCGATCGCCGACTACTTCACCGTTCGCGACAAGGACGGCGAAGTGACCTTCCGCCCAACCTGCCACTACGCCTACCATCCGGCCAACGACGCCGTGCTCTCGCTTCACGAGATGTTCGGCAATGGCGGCACGCCGCAGCCGGTCCATCACGTTCTCGATGAAGACGAGCTGGAGGACGGCATCGACGAACTCGGCGTCCTGCTCTACGGCCACGAGAAGAACGCCTACTGGTTTGGCTCGCGTCTGTCGCTGGAAGAAACGCGCCGCATCGCGCCCTATCAGAACGCCACCGGCCTGCAGGTCACTTCAGCCGTCCTCGCCGGCATGGTCTGGGCTCTGGAAAACCCGAAGGCCGGCATCGTCGAAGCCGACGAGATCGACTACAAGCGCTGCCTCGAAGTGCAGATGCCTTATCTCGGCCCGGTCGAAGGACATTACACCGACTGGACCCCGCTCGATGGCCGCCCGGGCCTGTTCCCCGAGGATATCGACACCAAGGATCCGTGGCAGTTCAGGAACATTCTCGTTCGCTGA
- the omp10 gene encoding outer membrane lipoprotein Omp10, whose translation MKIRTGLVLVGAAAALAACVSPEPRRLPVANAPAATGVEGNWSDPNGIVSTFQGGSFTTRTTDSNQLLASGTYINTSPTLVEINMTSLVRKTQSKVNCALVNPSQLNCTSDSGAQFTLSRRG comes from the coding sequence ATGAAAATCAGAACTGGTCTCGTTCTTGTCGGTGCAGCGGCCGCTCTTGCCGCCTGCGTTTCGCCAGAGCCGCGCCGCCTGCCGGTTGCAAACGCACCGGCCGCCACCGGCGTCGAAGGCAACTGGAGCGATCCGAACGGCATCGTCTCCACCTTCCAGGGCGGCAGCTTCACCACCCGCACGACCGACAGCAACCAGCTTCTTGCCTCGGGCACCTATATCAATACCTCGCCGACCCTGGTCGAGATCAACATGACCTCTCTGGTGCGCAAGACCCAGTCCAAGGTCAATTGCGCCCTCGTCAACCCGAGCCAGCTCAACTGCACCTCCGATTCCGGCGCACAATTCACACTTTCCCGCCGAGGCTGA